In Brevibacterium zhoupengii, the following are encoded in one genomic region:
- a CDS encoding response regulator transcription factor, whose product MTVDNQHEPQPLVLVADDEPDVLGAVVPFLERSGFRVLAASDGLLALDEIHRHNPDVCVLDVLMPGADGRQVLRRLRQEENWVPVLLLTQVGEAVERAMALEEGADDYLNKPFDPHELVARIRAVLRRTRTDGPPLATAPVLASSFGLRVDRVGRRAWMGNRELVITPKGFTLLEYLMVHKDELIERSRLLEILWGFEEAVGTRAVDSRVAELRRVLGEDAAEPRWIATVQGRGYRFVGEVRGEEGQRTL is encoded by the coding sequence ATGACGGTTGACAATCAGCACGAACCCCAGCCCCTGGTTCTGGTCGCCGATGACGAGCCCGATGTCCTCGGCGCCGTCGTCCCCTTCCTCGAACGCTCCGGTTTTCGGGTCCTCGCCGCCAGCGACGGCCTGCTGGCTCTCGACGAGATCCACCGGCACAACCCCGACGTCTGCGTCCTCGATGTCCTCATGCCCGGTGCCGACGGCAGACAGGTCCTGCGCCGACTGCGCCAGGAAGAGAACTGGGTCCCAGTCCTGCTGCTGACACAGGTCGGCGAAGCCGTCGAGCGGGCCATGGCACTCGAAGAGGGCGCCGATGACTACCTCAACAAACCCTTCGACCCGCACGAACTCGTCGCCCGCATCCGAGCGGTGCTGCGACGGACCCGCACGGACGGGCCGCCCCTGGCGACTGCCCCCGTGCTCGCCTCGAGCTTCGGCCTGCGCGTCGATCGCGTGGGCAGGCGCGCCTGGATGGGCAACCGCGAACTCGTGATCACCCCCAAAGGCTTCACCCTGTTGGAATACCTCATGGTCCACAAAGACGAACTCATCGAACGTTCCCGCCTGCTCGAGATCCTGTGGGGCTTCGAGGAGGCCGTGGGCACCCGCGCGGTGGATTCGCGTGTGGCCGAACTGCGTAGAGTCCTCGGCGAGGACGCTGCCGAACCGCGATGGATCGCGACCGTGCAGGGCCGCGGCTACCGGTTCGTCGGTGAGGTTCGAGGCGAAGAGGGTCAGAGGACCCTATGA
- a CDS encoding monovalent cation/H+ antiporter complex subunit F, with product MSQIVLDTLVVVASVLLAASAIIALYRIVRGPSILDRMIATDVVLASIMCGLGGFMALSGRTDLLPVLIVLAMLGFVGSVSVSRYVSKSDSMTPGAEVGSLSDFSSSDWHMPKESQSATASGMPDENAQWPDDVARGIADVSDGPDAVTVQEDEENHPVTVGLDQGSDPGAVPADGEDAGAEFEPADEGPSMEDPNGADPDVDGEGEGTGPDAGPDDSDDGARTGPEPDDEGSRR from the coding sequence ATGAGCCAGATCGTGCTCGACACCCTCGTCGTCGTGGCCTCGGTGCTGCTGGCCGCCTCGGCGATCATCGCCCTCTACCGCATCGTCCGCGGACCCTCGATCCTCGACCGCATGATCGCCACCGACGTCGTGCTGGCCTCCATCATGTGCGGTCTGGGCGGGTTCATGGCCCTGTCGGGTCGCACCGATCTCCTGCCCGTACTCATCGTGCTGGCGATGCTCGGATTCGTCGGATCCGTCAGCGTGTCCCGGTACGTGTCCAAGTCCGATTCCATGACCCCCGGCGCCGAGGTGGGTTCACTCAGTGACTTCTCCAGCTCCGACTGGCACATGCCCAAGGAGTCGCAATCCGCGACCGCGAGTGGAATGCCAGATGAGAACGCGCAGTGGCCCGACGATGTGGCCCGCGGGATCGCCGATGTCTCCGATGGCCCCGATGCTGTCACCGTCCAAGAGGACGAGGAGAACCATCCCGTGACTGTCGGACTCGATCAGGGCTCTGATCCCGGCGCCGTCCCCGCCGACGGTGAGGATGCGGGCGCCGAGTTCGAACCCGCCGACGAGGGCCCCAGCATGGAGGATCCCAACGGTGCGGATCCGGATGTCGACGGAGAGGGAGAGGGAACCGGCCCCGATGCGGGACCAGATGACTCCGATGACGGTGCTCGCACCGGTCCCGAACCCGACGACGAAGGGAGCCGCCGATGA
- the mnhG gene encoding monovalent cation/H(+) antiporter subunit G, producing MILDIISALLILLGGVLSLAAAVGLLRFGDLLSRMHASAKPQVLGLLMVAVAIAIQYPTWSTVTTLAIIISFQLVTIPVATHMVGRAGYRTKHLRRSMLYRDELAEAVDRAEAREVAWERRKGIGTDPNDG from the coding sequence ATGATCCTCGACATCATCTCTGCGCTGCTCATCCTCCTCGGCGGGGTGCTCTCACTGGCTGCCGCAGTGGGTCTGCTGCGCTTCGGCGATCTCCTCTCACGCATGCACGCGAGTGCAAAGCCGCAGGTGCTGGGGCTGCTGATGGTGGCCGTTGCGATCGCCATCCAGTATCCGACCTGGTCGACGGTGACGACTCTGGCGATCATCATCTCCTTCCAGCTCGTTACGATTCCCGTGGCTACGCACATGGTCGGACGCGCCGGTTATCGCACCAAGCACCTGCGTCGTTCTATGCTGTACCGAGATGAGCTCGCCGAGGCGGTCGATCGGGCAGAGGCCAGAGAAGTCGCGTGGGAACGCAGAAAAGGAATCGGAACGGACCCCAATGACGGTTGA